One Hydrogenoanaerobacterium saccharovorans DNA segment encodes these proteins:
- a CDS encoding zinc metallopeptidase, translating to MFGWYYDYYYIILVIPAMILAMWAQMKVSSTFNRYSRVLNMRGYTGAQAAREILDRNGLYHVQVRQVQGKLTDHFDPRTNVVSLSESVYGSTSVAAIGVAAHEVGHAVQHAKGYAPIKLRAAIIPITNIGSTLAIPLVFLGIFMQVDMLINFGILLFATVAVFQLVTLPVEYNASNRALETLESTNMLGTEELKGAKRVLSAAALTYVAALIVAVANLLRLILLTGDRRRDD from the coding sequence ATGTTTGGTTGGTACTACGATTATTACTATATCATTTTGGTCATCCCTGCAATGATTTTAGCGATGTGGGCACAGATGAAGGTAAGCAGTACGTTCAACCGCTACTCTCGTGTGCTTAATATGAGAGGATATACGGGTGCACAAGCAGCACGTGAAATTCTGGACCGCAACGGCTTGTACCATGTACAGGTTCGGCAAGTGCAGGGCAAGCTTACCGACCATTTTGACCCTCGCACCAATGTGGTGAGCTTGAGCGAATCGGTATACGGCAGCACCTCGGTTGCCGCAATAGGTGTTGCGGCACATGAGGTAGGCCATGCGGTACAGCATGCAAAGGGCTATGCCCCCATTAAATTACGCGCCGCTATTATCCCTATTACCAATATCGGCTCAACATTGGCAATTCCGTTGGTGTTCCTTGGTATCTTTATGCAGGTGGACATGCTCATCAACTTTGGTATACTGCTGTTTGCAACCGTTGCGGTATTTCAATTGGTGACGCTGCCGGTAGAGTACAATGCAAGTAATCGTGCGCTTGAAACGCTTGAAAGTACAAATATGCTTGGTACCGAGGAACTAAAAGGTGCAAAGCGTGTGCTTAGTGCCGCTGCACTTACCTATGTTGCCGCGTTGATTGTGGCTGTGGCAAACCTGCTGCGATTGATTCTGCTTACAGGTGACCGCAGAAGAGATGATTAA
- the fmt gene encoding methionyl-tRNA formyltransferase gives MKIVFMGTPDFAVPCLQRLIDMGQDIAGVFTQPDKPKGRGYQMMPPPVKELALKHNLPVFQPAKMRDGEALGIIKELAPDLIVVVAYGKILPKDILDAPKLGCINVHGSLLPKYRGAGPIQWSIINGEEVTGVTTMFMAEGLDTGDMILKMETPIGEEETAGELFDRLCIIGADCLEQTIKLFESGKPVPREVQDDAKSSYAPMLDKELSKLDFTKSARELHNLIRGVSPWPVAHTVFRGKLLKVHKARIAYDFTGKVGTILDEKRMIVGCGDGAIELLEVQAEGAKRLPASDFMNGKRIQMGEQLGV, from the coding sequence TTGAAAATTGTTTTTATGGGCACACCTGATTTTGCAGTGCCTTGTTTGCAAAGGCTGATTGATATGGGGCAGGACATTGCAGGGGTTTTTACTCAGCCCGATAAGCCAAAAGGGCGCGGCTACCAAATGATGCCACCGCCTGTGAAAGAGCTTGCTTTAAAACACAATCTGCCGGTGTTTCAGCCTGCAAAAATGCGTGACGGTGAGGCACTTGGTATTATTAAAGAGCTCGCGCCCGATTTAATTGTTGTAGTTGCTTACGGCAAAATTTTGCCCAAAGATATTTTGGATGCACCCAAACTAGGATGCATTAATGTTCATGGCAGCCTGCTGCCCAAATACCGCGGTGCGGGCCCCATTCAGTGGAGCATCATCAACGGCGAAGAAGTAACCGGCGTTACCACAATGTTTATGGCAGAGGGGTTAGACACCGGTGACATGATACTCAAGATGGAAACACCCATAGGCGAGGAAGAAACAGCAGGCGAGCTGTTCGATCGGCTTTGCATTATCGGCGCGGATTGCCTCGAACAAACCATCAAATTGTTCGAAAGCGGCAAGCCTGTTCCGCGCGAAGTGCAGGACGATGCAAAATCCAGCTATGCCCCTATGTTGGACAAAGAACTATCAAAGCTTGATTTTACAAAGAGCGCACGTGAATTGCACAATCTCATCCGCGGTGTTTCGCCTTGGCCGGTTGCACACACCGTTTTTCGCGGCAAGCTGCTAAAGGTGCACAAGGCGCGGATTGCGTACGATTTTACAGGCAAGGTAGGAACTATCTTGGATGAAAAACGCATGATTGTAGGCTGCGGTGATGGTGCAATCGAGCTTTTGGAGGTGCAGGCAGAGGGCGCAAAACGTTTGCCTGCAAGCGATTTTATGAACGGTAAACGCATACAAATGGGCGAACAATTGGGCGTGTAG
- the rlmN gene encoding 23S rRNA (adenine(2503)-C(2))-methyltransferase RlmN has translation MSGLLDIKSMTLPKLEDYVQELGEPKFRAKQIYIWLHQKQADSFAQMSNLSVSLRERLEQQCYINTLTVRRKLVSKLDGTQKFLFGLRDGEAVESVLMKYKHGNSLCISTQVGCRMGCSFCASTILGLCRNLTPAEMLDEVYMAQKVSGERVSSIVLMGIGEPLDNFDNVMDFLEILSSPEGINLSMRHVSLSTCGLIPRIYDLMKKKTQVTLSISLHAPNDELRDKLMPVNHKYKIDELMKACRDYFDYTGRRVSYEYSLINGVNDTEECAHQLGKLLKGQIAHVNLIPINEVKERDFIKSSRMRIQKFLSVMEQYKINATVRRELGADINAACGQLRREEKGAEESAEGLRQNR, from the coding sequence ATGAGCGGTTTGCTCGATATAAAATCGATGACGCTGCCCAAACTGGAGGATTATGTGCAGGAGTTGGGGGAACCCAAGTTCCGTGCAAAACAAATCTATATTTGGCTGCACCAAAAACAGGCGGACAGTTTTGCACAGATGAGCAACCTGTCTGTTTCGCTGCGCGAGCGTTTGGAGCAGCAGTGCTATATCAACACCCTTACTGTTCGGCGCAAGCTGGTATCCAAACTGGACGGCACGCAAAAATTTTTATTTGGGCTGCGCGACGGTGAGGCAGTAGAGAGCGTATTGATGAAGTACAAGCATGGCAACAGCCTATGTATCTCTACACAGGTGGGGTGCCGTATGGGATGCAGCTTTTGTGCATCGACCATATTGGGTTTATGCCGCAACCTTACCCCTGCCGAAATGTTGGACGAAGTATATATGGCACAAAAAGTAAGCGGAGAGCGTGTTTCATCCATAGTTTTGATGGGGATTGGCGAGCCGCTTGACAACTTTGACAACGTGATGGATTTTCTCGAAATTTTATCTTCACCTGAGGGGATTAACCTCAGTATGCGACATGTGTCACTTTCCACCTGCGGGCTTATCCCCAGAATATACGATTTAATGAAGAAAAAAACACAGGTAACGCTATCTATTTCACTGCATGCCCCAAACGATGAGCTGCGTGATAAGCTGATGCCTGTGAACCATAAATATAAAATAGATGAGCTGATGAAGGCGTGCCGAGACTATTTTGATTACACGGGGCGCCGCGTGTCGTACGAGTATTCGCTGATAAACGGCGTCAACGACACAGAAGAGTGTGCTCATCAGCTTGGAAAATTGCTGAAAGGGCAGATTGCGCATGTCAATCTCATTCCTATCAATGAGGTAAAAGAGCGAGATTTTATAAAAAGCTCGCGTATGCGAATACAAAAGTTCCTTTCGGTTATGGAACAATATAAAATCAATGCAACAGTAAGACGCGAATTAGGCGCGGATATTAATGCGGCATGTGGCCAGCTTCGCAGAGAAGAAAAGGGG
- the rsmB gene encoding 16S rRNA (cytosine(967)-C(5))-methyltransferase RsmB — protein MKSARQVAVQALVKVNQDGGYSNLVIDSELSKSELDPRDKAFCTTLFYGVLERRITLDAVLQKYCKQPLKKLMPQVRELLHIAVYQILYMSSVPTSAAVNESVELSRKMKCGHASGFINGVLRSFLRDGGSLDGILPNKAAKPVPYLSLFYSVPEWLAEHWIKDYGAQTAESILAAAADRPPLYLRVNCLKNNPQDLAEALRKKGMEVTIREEIGNCLEVEKTGEIDYPVLYKRGHFTVQDISSQLCVQAADAKPGMRCLDVCAAPGGKSFTLAQMMEDKGELLSLDLHEFKTKLIKDGAKRLGLHCIQTAAGDAQIFDETRGEFDRVLCDVPCSGLGIIRRKPEIRYKNPDDLKGLPQIQYKILETSSKYVKEGGKLVYSTCTLSRAENDEVVQRFLAEHPEFCPEPLPNPIQKLTGANGDYKVTLLPEMLNSDGFFIATLKRVRNGECL, from the coding sequence ATGAAAAGTGCGAGACAAGTCGCCGTACAGGCGTTGGTAAAAGTGAATCAGGACGGCGGCTACTCCAATTTGGTTATCGACAGCGAACTGAGTAAAAGCGAGTTGGACCCGCGTGACAAGGCGTTTTGCACAACACTGTTTTATGGTGTGCTTGAACGCCGAATAACCCTAGACGCTGTTCTGCAAAAATACTGCAAGCAGCCGTTAAAAAAACTGATGCCGCAGGTGCGCGAACTGCTGCATATTGCAGTTTATCAAATTTTATATATGAGCAGTGTCCCCACCTCCGCTGCGGTAAACGAAAGTGTAGAGCTTTCGCGCAAGATGAAATGCGGGCATGCAAGCGGTTTTATCAACGGCGTATTGCGTAGCTTTTTACGTGATGGCGGCAGCCTGGATGGCATTTTACCCAATAAAGCTGCAAAGCCTGTGCCTTATTTAAGCCTGTTTTATTCGGTGCCCGAGTGGCTTGCAGAACATTGGATAAAAGACTACGGTGCCCAAACGGCAGAAAGCATTCTTGCCGCGGCGGCAGACCGCCCCCCGCTTTATCTGCGTGTGAACTGCCTGAAAAACAACCCCCAAGATTTAGCAGAAGCACTGCGCAAAAAGGGCATGGAGGTAACCATTCGCGAAGAGATCGGCAACTGCCTTGAGGTGGAAAAAACCGGCGAAATCGACTACCCTGTGCTTTATAAACGCGGGCATTTCACCGTACAAGATATCTCTTCGCAGTTATGTGTGCAGGCAGCCGATGCAAAACCCGGCATGCGCTGTTTGGACGTGTGCGCTGCCCCCGGCGGAAAAAGCTTTACTCTGGCACAGATGATGGAAGACAAAGGCGAACTGCTGTCGCTCGATTTGCACGAGTTTAAAACCAAGCTGATTAAAGACGGCGCAAAGCGGCTTGGGCTACACTGTATTCAAACAGCGGCAGGGGATGCGCAAATTTTTGATGAAACCCGCGGTGAATTTGACCGAGTGCTGTGCGATGTCCCCTGCTCGGGGCTTGGCATTATTCGCCGTAAACCGGAAATCCGTTATAAAAACCCCGATGATTTAAAGGGCTTGCCCCAAATTCAGTATAAAATATTGGAAACTTCATCAAAATACGTTAAGGAGGGCGGCAAGCTGGTTTATTCCACTTGTACCCTCAGCCGAGCGGAAAATGACGAGGTGGTACAACGCTTTTTGGCAGAGCATCCCGAATTTTGCCCCGAACCGTTGCCCAATCCTATCCAAAAACTCACAGGTGCAAACGGTGATTACAAGGTTACCCTGCTGCCCGAGATGCTTAATTCCGACGGCTTTTTCATTGCAACACTGAAACGAGTTAGAAATGGGGAGTGCCTATGA